In the genome of Theropithecus gelada isolate Dixy chromosome 19, Tgel_1.0, whole genome shotgun sequence, the window TTTACTCACACACAGCTGCGCACATCTGGCGTGGTATCGTGTCAGCCCTGTTCCCTCCACCTCATGGAACCACTGGGCTGGTGACATTGGAACTGAGGTCCTTGGACCTCACTACCCATGTTGGGGGACAGATCTGGGAGCCATCCACTCCTCCTTCTCTCATGCCCTCCCTCTTCAGCCCGTGGCCACAGCCCCTCTTGACCTCACCTCCTGTCATCCTCTCCTGACCCACACTTCCCACAGCACCCGGAGAGCTCTTCCTAAATctcccacctccctcagcctttgCGTGGAACCTGAACTCCTCCTTGTCATCATGGGCCCTGGTGGCTGCACACCTTGCCCCCTCatcccctcctttccctctctgacCAGGCAGAGAtgactctcttttttcttttttggttgtagttgttggtttgtttttaactttttattttcttggatgCTAACAAGATGATTCAGGGTGGTGCCAGCCACCCCGTCACCTGTTTACCCGGCCAGCCCTCCTCACCTTTCAGGGTTCTGGGccacacctcctccaggaagccccccTTGATCTCCTTTCCTTCCACATCCCCCAGGGCTACCCTGATTTCTTCTACAGCTGAGCCTCTTTTCTGCCCTGCCGAAATGTGAATGGCATGAGAGCAGGGACCATGTCTGTCGTCTTCTCTGCTGCATATCCAAGGCCCAGGCGAGGGCGGACACCAACACATGGTGCTTGCAGGGGTCTCCCCAACTGTTATTGCTCCCAAATCATACTGCTAGCTCCACTGGAAAGTGTGCCTGATGCCTCCCTCTCCCCCTAGACCTGAAAGTTCGAACCTCCTGATAATTTCAGCATTAACAGCTATGCTTGAGTTAAGTTCACCCTCTAGCCACTCTATGGAATCCACACCATAACTCCTGGTGTCCTATGAGGCAGGAACTGTCCGATCTCAAGgtgatttgttttttttattgtttgcttttgaggcaggatctcactctattgcccaggctgtagtgcagtggcgcaatcatagctcactgcagccttgagctcctgggctcaagtgatctccgtcctcagcctcccaaagtgctggtatgagCCACCTTCGCCAGCCCTGTCTCAGAGTGtgacagctggggaaactgaagcccagtgAAGCAAAGTCACTGGTCCCATGTTGTCCCTGATCCAGCCTCCCCTGAGGCCCCACCCTCTCTGCCTGATTCCTGGCAGTGCCCCCTCTCTCCTGTCACCCCATGCCAGCCACTGCAGCAGATTGCTGACCTCCAAGCTCTGCAGTGGCCCCTCCCTGCTCACACGCCTCTGTCCCCACAGGAGGTGTTGCCCATGGCCCCCGGGGCCCCACGAGTTACTACTACATGCTGCCCATGAAGGTGCGGGCCCTGGGCCTCAAAGTGGCACTGAGCATCAAGCTGGCCCAGGTATAGCCATGGGGGGCCCAGACAGCTGCTAGAGGTGGGGCTGCTCTGGACCCAAGGCTCAAACCATCCTTTCCTTTCACCAGGATGACCTGCACATTATGGACTCCCTAGAGCTGCCCACCGGAGACCCACAGTACCTGACGGAGCTGGCGCGCTACCGCCGCTGGGGGGACTCCGTGCTCCTCGTGGACTTGTGAGGACACAGGGCAGAGCAGGGGCAGGGGGCCTGAGCTCTGTACTCTGAGGGTTCAACCCCCACTCCCTGTCCTCTCTTACAGGACATACGAGGAGATGCCACAGAGCATCGTGGAGGCCACCTCTAGGCTCAAGACCTTCAACCTGATCCCGGCTGTTGGTGAGCTAAGGCCCAGGCCCCCAGCGTGTGCACGTGCAGTCTCCACTGTTAGAATCACAGCAGTTCAAATCCAGCGTCTGGTCACTGAGTGGCCTTGGGCAGTGAGCACGCGCCCAGACCCAACTCTCAGCTTGCCCAAAGCAATAATCTTTCCTAAAGAGGTGcttggctggggatggtggctcatgcttgtaatcccagtactttgggaggccaagatagtctggccaatatagtgaggCTCCCATCtgtactagaaataaaaaagttaggcatggtggtgtgcacctgtagtcccagctactcagggggctgagctAGGCGGATAGCTTGAGCTCCGGGGgccaaggcttcagtgagtcatgatcgcaccactgcacccaaacctgggggagagagcgagactcttgcctcaaaaaaaaaaaaaaaaaaaaaaaaggctccaagGTCACCTCTGCCAAAGCCACAGTCTGTTCCTTTCACGGCCACCAGATGGCGACGTGAGCCTGAGTCAGGTCCTGTCCCTCAACCCACAGCCCTGGCCAGCTTTCCCAGCTCTCTCAGGATGAAAGCCCAAGTCCTCAGGGTGGCACATCAGGCCCTGCATGACCCGCCCCGTCACTCCCCTGCCCTCCCATCGTTTGCCCTGGGTCTCCCTCACCGGAATGGGAGCCAGGAGTCCCGGCCAGGCACAGGGCCGAGCCTGGCATTCTGAGGGACTCGGCCAGCAGATGATGATCTGGGAGCAGCTCCTTGGCCAGAGGCTTACAGGCAACAAGCGGCCGGGCAGGGTCTGGCCCCGGGCTGCTGGGCTCACAAAGTCACACTAGACCACTAGACCACGGTGAAGGTCTCTCTTCTGTAAGCACAAAGGGACTCCGATGTGGGTGGGATGAGGAGAGAGGCAGCCCCGCCCTGACtgtcccccaccccgcccccaggCCTAAATGTGCACAGCATGCTCAAGCACCAGACGCTGGTCCTGACGCTGCCCACCATCGCCTTCCTGGAGGACAAGCTGCTCTGGCAGGACTCGCGTTACAAACCCCTCTACCCCTTCAACCTGCCCTACAGCAACTTCCCCTGACCCCCACCCCACGCTACCCAGGGCCTGGTGGCCACCCAGTACCACTCGTGATGTGAAGCACCTCTTCTGAGCCAGGCAGAGCCCGTGGCTGACTTGGGAGCCTCAGGCCCACGTCCACCCTTCGAGAACGGTGCCACCTGGACCCCCTCATTCCAGGGAGGAAACTCAGGCCACAGGGAGTGGCCATTGCCATTGGGAAGGGGCGACTCCACAGAGAGCCCAGGCGGGCTCCTGCATccattctctctttgtttttaaaataaattgtatttttgaatCAAGGAGGATAAACAGATAACTTCTCAGTGTCATTTTTAATAACTGCATTGGGCACGTTGGGCTCCTTCCCGGGTTCTGGACACCGCTGAGGATCCGCCATCTCAAGAGGCTCACAGTCTGGTTTGAGGGAACCCCAGGGCTGTTTGTGGAAATTACAAGAATTCACTTACCCGGTGAGTCAGACTCCCGGAGCTCACAGGTGCGTGGGCGCCAGCACTTCCTAGGAGCTGACTCCTGTCACATCCTTCTCCTGAGCACTGCTGCCAGCCATTCCCACCCCGGGAGTGTTTGCAGTCCTGTCTGCGACGGTACTTCATGCAGCCTGAGAGCGTGTGCTTGATTGTGCAATTAGATGTCATGTGTAAACCTGAGTTTTCAGAGTGACTTCCTGTAAGCACAGTCAGAAAAGTAAATGTCTCGCTGTAAGTGAGCAGATAAGCCTATGTTTAAAAacaccagctgggcgtggtgactcacacctgtaactttagcactttgggaggtcaaggtgggaggagcacttgagcccaggagttccagaccagcctgggcaacatggtgcaaccctgtctctgcaaaaaatacaaaaattaagtgggcatggtggtgtctacctgtggtcccagctacttgggaggttgaggtgggaggatcacctgagcccaggaagcagaggttgcagtgagcagagatcgagccaccacactccagcatgggtgacaaagtgagacactgtcataaaaaaaaaaaacagcatccCAATTTTTGATTTTACTGAGGTTGTTTGCCTGCCAAGTTAATTTTTCTTAACAGCCATAACAGACTATAATGCAGACAATGTGATCGATTTATTTAAAGTCaaccagctgggtgcggtgactcacgcctataatcccagaactttgggaggctcagccaggtggatcaccggaggtcaggagtttgagaccaccctggccaagccgggagtggtggtgggcgcctgtaatcccagctactcaggaggctgaggcaggagaattactggaatccaggaggcagaggttgcagtgagccaagatagtgccactgtgctccagcctggatgacagagggagactccatctataaataaaataaagtcaatcAGGACTGCCTTCTGCCTGTGTGGGCCCGGCCAGGCTAAGCGGCCACACAGCCATCCCTAGCTGCTGGGCCACCCCTGACTGAAAACATCTCTGGAATTCCTCTCTTGAGATTGCCTTCGGAGATTGCAACACATTCTCCAAACACCCTCAGTGGACATAGACTTTGATCCTTGAAGCAGCAGATTtgactaaataaaaaagaaaaagctattaaAACCAGTTGGCCgagcgtggtgtctcacgcctgtaatcccagcactttgggaggctgaggctggtggatcacgaggtcaggagatcgagaccatcccggctaacatggtaaaaccctgtctgtactaaaaatacaaaaaattagtcgggcgtggtggcgggcacctgtagtcccagctactcaggaggttgaggcaggagaatggcatgaacccgggaggcagagcttgcagtgagccaagatcacgccactacactccagcctgggtgacagagtgagattcagtctcaaaaacaacagcacaaaaaaaaaaaaaaacaattaaggccaggtgcagtggctcacgcctataatcccagcactttggaaggcctaggtgggtggatcacgacgtcaagagatcaagaccatcctggccaacatggtgaaacccagtctctactaaaagtacaaaacattagctgggcgtggtagtgggcgcctgtagtcccagctactcaggaggctgaggcaggagaatcacttaaacccgggaggcggaggttgcaggagccgagaccgtaccactgcactccagcctggcgacagagcaagactgtctcaaaaaaaaaaaaaaaaaacccacacagtTAAAGGCGTGCCGAAGCTCAGCAGAAAATGCCGCCTCACTACTGTTCCTCTTGCCAGTCTTGTTGGGGCATCAAGGCCTAGAGTAACACCCAGCTGTTGGCCTgacagtgcctggcccagcctgGAGAGTTGCAGCCAGGAGTATAAATGTGGTTCAGTCTGCGTCATACCTGTCAGGAAACATGGTGACACCAACTGCTGCCCAGACAGATTTTCAAAAGAAGTGGGTCAGAACGTATTCCCCCACACCGGAATCCCTCAGCCAGATTGAGGATAAAAACaggcatcagaaaaaaaatgatacagacgggcctggtggctcatgcctgtaatcccagcacttttgggaggttgaggcgggagcacaggagtttgagaccagcctgggcaacatagtgagaccctatctctactaaaaatagaacagttagctgggtatggtggtgtgcctgtggtcccagctactttggaggctgaggcaggaggatcgcttgagccctgggggtggaggctgcagtgagctgagatcgcaccactgcaatccagcctgggcaatagatcaagaccctgactcaaaaaaaagaagaaagaaaagaaaagacaaatatcacacacTGCCTAGaatgtgctttaaaataattggcatagttggacatggtggcatgcacctgcagtcccagctacttggaaggctgtggccaggagtttgagaccagcctgggcaacacagcaagacctcgtctctataaaaaataggccgggagcagtggctcatgcctgtaatcccagcactttgggaggccaaggcaggtggatcactagaggacaggagttcaagacaggcctggccaatatggttaaaccccgtctctactaaaaatacaaaaattgatgGGACATGGAGgcaggtgtctataatcccagctacttgggaggctgaggcaggagaatcacttgaacctgggaggcgaaggttgcagtgagccgaggtcacaccactgccctcaagcctggggtgacagtgcaagacttgGTCtcgaaaaaaaatgaataatgaatgaaggaattaatgaattaattagaactaattagttaattaaataGGTGGGGTATACGAGTTTGTTAGGGCTGCTGTAGGAGTGCCACAAactgtgggggttgggggggttagtcaacagaaatttattctctcctgTTTCTGGAGGTTGGAAATCCAAGATGAAGAACAGGATTAGCTCCTTCTAAGGGAGTCTCTTCCAGATCCCTCTCCTAGCCTCTGGCGGTTTGCTTTGCTGACAATCTttgacattccttggcttgtagccaCACTGCTTCAGTCTCCACCTTCATCTTTACATGACGTTGTCCCTGTCggtatgtgtctgtttctgtgtccaaatttctccttttttttcatttttttcatttttttctttttctttttttttttttttccagacagagtctcactctcttgcccaggctggagtgcagtggctcgatcttggcacacttgcaacttccgcctcctggattcaagtgattctcctgcctcagcctccagagtagctgggattacaggcagccaccactacacctggctaatttttgtgtttttagtagagacagggtttcaccatattggtcaggctggtctcgaactcctgacctcaggtgatccgcccgcctcagccccccaaagtgctgggattacaagcgtgagccaccgaacctggcctatttttttttttttttttttttgacagagttttgctcttcttgcccaggctggagtgcaacggcgcaatctcggctaatctcaacctccgcctcccgggttcaggcaattcttctggctgggattacaggcatgctccacaataccttgctaattttgtattgttagcagagacagggtttcaccatgttggtcaggctggtctcggattcccaacctcaggtgatctgcccgcctcagcctcccaaagtgctgagattacaggcatgagccactgagcctggccctctcctttctatttttaaaatctttttttgtggctgggagcagtggctcacgcctgtaatcccagcactttggaaggccgaggcaggtggaacacttgaggtcaagagtttgagaacagcctgaccaacacagtgaaaccccatctctactaaaaatacaaaagaattagctgggcgtggtgctgggtgcctgtattctcagctacgggaggctgaggcaggagaatcgtttaaaccctggaggcggaggttgcagcaaggtgatattgggccactgcactccagcctgggcaacagagcgagactccatctctaaataaataaataaataaataaataaggagctGTATTTCAGAATTTGGAGAAGGTGACACTAAGAGTACAGAATAcacagcttttgtttgtttgtttttctgtttgttgttgttgttgttgttgttttgagacagaatctcgctctgtcacccaggctggagtgcagtggtgcaatctcagctcactgcaatctctgcctccccgattcaagcaagtctcctgcctcaacctcccgagtagctgggatcataggtgtctgccaccactcctggctaatttttgtatttttagtagagacggggtttcatcatgttggtcaggctgatctcgaactcttgacctcatgatccgcccacctcggcctcccaaagtgctgggattacaggcatgagccaccaagcctggctccaaaaaatatttattaaaactatgttaatgctggctgggcacggtggctcacgcctgtaatcccagcactctgggaggccgaggcgggtggatcacgaggtcaggagatcaagaccatcctgtctaacacgttgaaaccccgtctgcactaaaaatacaaaaaattagctgggtgtggtggtgggtgcccgtagtctcagctactcgggaggctgaggcaggagaatggcatgaacccaggaggcggaggctgcagtgagccaagattgtgccactgcactccagcctgggtgacagagcgagactccatctcaaaacaaaacaaaaacaacaacaacctgtTAATGCTTAACTACACGAAAATGATAATGAGATAAATGTGCATTTATTTAGAGAACTGAATGTGAGTCAGGCCAGTCCCTGCAGAAGAAATTTCCAGCATGACCTCATTCATTTGTGAAGACAGAGCAATCcttgtgtgttttatttgtttgagatggatctcgctctgttgcccagactggagtacaatggcatgatctcagctctctgccacctctgggttcaagagattctcatgccccagcctcccaagtagctgagattacaggcttgtgcctccatgaccagctaatttttgtatttttactagagatgaggtttcaccagtttgggcaggctggtctcaaactcctgacctcaagtgatccacccacctcggcctcccaaagtgctgggatgacagctgCCTGGTCAGCAACTGTTGTTTagacatacacattttatttgcttGTCCAGCATGATCAGCcctccactttttaaattttattttattattttttttttgagacagagtctcactctgttgcccaggttggagtcccGTGGcgtgattttgactcactgcaacctctgcttcccaggttcgagcaattcttctgcctcagcttcctgagtagctgggattacaggtgcgcgtccccatgcccggctaatttttgtatttttagtagagacggggtttcaccatgttggccgggttggtctcgaactcctgacctcaggtgatttgcctgccttggcctcccaaagtgctgggattacaagtgtgaggcattgcacccggccttaaattgtattttttatttttttttgtagagacgggctctcgctgtgttgcccaggctggtcttgaactcctgacctcaagtaatcttcccacctcggtctccaaaagggctgggattacaggggtgagccactgcaccccaccttcCCTCTACCTCTTGATGGTTTCCTTCTGCTATGAATGTGCATGTCCAGTTGTCTGcttcttagaacagatatttacCTTCCTCATTCATCAGCCATTGGAGGACTGGGACCACTCAGATTATTGATCCGGCCCATTCTTCCGGGAGAGTTTCCTGGTGGCTGTCTTCCATCATCATAACCGGAATCAGATGAGTTTCCgtagcctttttttccccccacatcTTTGCTGAAGCagagttttgaaaaacaaaaccacagactAAGCTATTCCCCAGAAGAAATCTGTAATCAAAGATAAggtctgccaggcacagtggcgctcACGcgttctggaggccaaggtgggtggatcacctgaggtcaggagttctagacctgccaggccaacatggtaaaacctcgtctctactaaaaatacaaaaattagctggttgtggtggcgcatacctgtaatctcagctacctgggaggctgaggcaagagaattgcttgaacctgggaagtggaggttgcagtgagccaagattgcaccactgcactccagcctgggtgacagacagagcaagactgcgtcgcaaaaatatacataaataaaataaaaagtaaaataaaaatacaaaagttggttgggtgcggtgactcaggcctgcaatcccagcacttcgggaggctgaggcgggcaaatcatgagatcagaagttcaagaccatcctggctaacacggtgaaaccctgtctctactaaacatacaaaaaattagctgtgcgtggtgacacgcacctgtagtcccagctacttgggaggctaaggcaggagaatcacttgaacctgggaggtggagattgcagtgagccgagatcgtgccactgcactccagcctgggtcacagagcaagactccatctcagaaaaaaaaaaaaaaaaaaatagcatggtggtgggcagctataatcccagctacttgggaggctgaggcagaatttctcgaacctgggaggttgcagtgagccgagccaagatcacacctctgcactccagcctgggcaacagagcaagactttgtctaaaaaaaaaaaaaaagaaggccgggcgcggtggctcaagcctgtaatcccagcactgtgggaggccgagacgggcggatcacgaggtcaggagatcgagaccatcctggctaacatggtgaaaccctgtctctactaaaaaatacaaaaaactagccgggtgaggtggtgggcgcctgtagtcccagctactcgggaggctgaggcaggagaatggcgtaaacccgggaggcggagcttgcagtgagctgagatccggccactgcgctccagcctgggcgacagagtgagactccgtctcaaaaaaaaaaaaaaaaaaaaaaagaaaagaaaaagaaaaaaaaaaatctaaataggccgggagcagtgactcatgtctggaatcccagcccagccctttgggaggccaaggtgggtggatcgcttgaggtgaggagttcgagaccaggctggccaacatggtgtaactctgtctctactaaaaacacaaaaattagctgggcctggtggcatacgcctgtaatcccagctacttgggaggctgaggcaggagaatcacttaaacctaggaggcaggggttgtggcaagccaagatcgtgtcactgcactctagccagggtgacagagcgagactctgtctcaaaaaaataaaaaagaaattcagcaaGTGAAGAGTTCAGCAATTCAAATATTAAGGTGAGTGTAAAGGAACGCCCAggatgtggcccaggatggagtagGGGGATATTATTTTAGCAGAAAGCTCAGGCCACAAGACAGGAGGAGCCAGCCTTGTTGGGGATGAAGAGAAGAGCATTACAGGCTGAGGGAAATGCAAGGCGGTTGCACGGGACACCCTGGGATGGCTTCTGCCCTCGGTAGGCAGCCTCTGGTCTGAGGCCATTCTTTGGCCTGCCTGAGACTGCCTGGCACCCGGGAGGAAGCCCTGCCCTTCCTGGAGATAGAAGCAAAGGTCTGGGGAATCTCTGCTTCCGTTTTCCCTGAGAAAAAGCTTAAAGGAGCAGAGGACTGGTAggtgcctcctccctctgccagcCTGCCCCCCACCAAGGCCATCCCACTCCCATCTCAAAAAGGCTCGGACCCTGATCAAGGAGTTATCCCCCTTGTCCCAGCACCTCCAGTTGGCCCAGTCTCCAAAACGGATGTCAAATTCAGCCCTTTCTCCAAGCACACTGCCCAGTCCAGGCCCCATTATTCATCTGGACTACAACAGTCACCACCTCTCCCATTTCCTAGTTGCAGCTCTTGAAGCCTCAACTGGGCCCCTGTGAACACTTGAGTCAGGGCAAGGTCCTTCCTCCGCTCACAACCCTCCATAGCTCCCACCTCACTGGGCATAAAAACCAAagtcctggccgggcatggtggctcaagtctgttatcccagcactttgggaggccaaggtgggtggatcaccagaggtcaggagctagagaccaacctggcgaaaccccatctctactaaaaatacaaaaattaggcatggtgacgcacccctgtagccccagctagtcggtaggctgaggagggagaatcacttgaacctgagaggcagaggttgcagtgagccgagatcacgccactgcactccagcccaggtgacagaatgagactgggGTTCAGAAACAGACAAAACAACAAAGTCCTCCCCAGGTGACAGGCACTTTCACTTATCTGCCCTGTCATCTCCCTGCCTGCTCCTCTCCTCCAGTCTCTTCCTTTGCTAAGCCTGCTCCAGCCACGCTTGTCTCCTggatgttcctttttttttttttttttttttttttttgaggcagagtctcactctgtcacccaggctggagtgcagtgcatggatcttggctcactgcaacctccgcctgccgggttcaagagattctcctgcctcagcctcccaagtaggtggaattacaggggtgcaccaccacactcggctaatttttgtattttgtgtaaagacggggtctccctatgttgcccaggctggtcttgaactcctgggctcaagggatcctcccatctcggcctcccaaaaggctgggatcacagacgggagccaccgcgcccagctggatTTTTGTC includes:
- the MRPL4 gene encoding 39S ribosomal protein L4, mitochondrial isoform X1 — its product is MLQLVRAGARAWLRPTGCRGLSSLAEEAARPTENPEQVAVASEGLPEPVLRKVELPVPAHRRPVQAWVESLRGFEQERVGLADLHPDVFATAPRLDILHQVAMWQKNFKRISYAKTKTRAEVRGGGRKPWPQKGTGRARHGSIRSPLWRGGGVAHGPRGPTSYYYMLPMKVRALGLKVALSIKLAQDDLHIMDSLELPTGDPQYLTELARYRRWGDSVLLVDLTYEEMPQSIVEATSRLKTFNLIPAVGELRPRPPACARAVSTVRITAVQIQRLVTEWPWAVSTRPDPTLSLPKAIIFPKEVLGWGWWLMLVIPVLWEAKIVWPI